The Mesorhizobium loti genome includes a region encoding these proteins:
- a CDS encoding D-lyxose/D-mannose family sugar isomerase, with the protein MKRSAINDIIREADAFIRSFGYIMPPFAYWSPEEAKARQADSAAVFTSRLGWDITDYGQEKFKELGLFLFTVRNGRYEDMKKGMGMLYAEKIMISRKDQLSPMHRHNIKAEDIINRGGGKLVLELFMHDRDGGIDPKAEVSVPVDGTIHRLPAGGLLKLDPGQSVTLLPGVWHAFWAEGKDVLIGEVSTVNDDLTDNVFREPIGRFSNIDEDVAPVHLLVSDYEKWLG; encoded by the coding sequence ATGAAACGCTCCGCCATCAACGACATCATCCGCGAAGCCGACGCTTTCATCCGCTCTTTCGGCTACATCATGCCGCCCTTCGCCTACTGGTCGCCCGAGGAGGCGAAGGCGCGCCAGGCCGACTCCGCGGCCGTGTTTACCTCGCGGCTCGGCTGGGACATCACCGATTACGGCCAGGAGAAATTCAAGGAGCTCGGCCTGTTCCTGTTCACGGTTCGCAACGGCCGCTACGAGGACATGAAGAAGGGCATGGGCATGCTCTATGCCGAGAAGATCATGATCTCGCGCAAGGACCAGCTGTCGCCGATGCACCGCCACAACATCAAGGCCGAGGACATCATCAACCGTGGCGGCGGCAAGCTGGTGCTGGAACTGTTCATGCACGATCGCGACGGCGGCATCGATCCCAAGGCCGAGGTCTCGGTGCCGGTCGACGGAACCATCCACAGGCTGCCGGCAGGCGGGCTGTTGAAGCTCGACCCGGGCCAGAGCGTGACGCTGCTGCCGGGCGTCTGGCATGCCTTCTGGGCCGAGGGCAAGGATGTGCTGATCGGCGAGGTGTCGACCGTCAATGACGATCTCACCGACAATGTCTTTCGCGAACCGATCGGCCGTTTCTCCAACATCGATGAGGACGTCGCCCCAGTGCACCTGCTGGTGTCCGACTATGAGAAGTGGCTGGGCTGA
- a CDS encoding HlyD family type I secretion periplasmic adaptor subunit — protein MSDGALTYRSLPGETGILAPDSIRVPAYIGLLIIVAFFGIFGGWAAFAPLNGAVLADAVVKVEGNRKSVQHFDGGTVKEIRVKDGDVVRKGDIMLKLDDTRIRSEFNLYAQQYALLRATDARIRAELDGSEAVAFPKDILKEHEAYLRDAMANQIADLESQRASMAGARQILERRIAELEEQIQGKQSRVESYQAQLKSTIDEKASLSKLLKAGLTTRPRILELERSASDLQGLIDENLGAIAGSKQSKAELDSQIAQLTNERRAKLSAMLIDTQSSLADLVPKMFAAQAAMDRAEVRAPYDGQVMDLSVFSIGAIVSPGQTILDIVPTENSLIVQAQVRVEDISNLRPDMAAEVRFTSYKQRSIPIIHGRVTRISADRITDSKTGFPYYLADVAVDPAELAAAPQIALYPGMPASVMIVTEERTALDYILGPLVVSFHSAFRQK, from the coding sequence ATGAGCGACGGCGCCCTCACCTACCGGAGCCTGCCCGGCGAAACCGGTATCCTGGCCCCTGATTCGATCCGGGTGCCAGCCTATATCGGCCTGCTGATCATCGTTGCCTTCTTCGGCATCTTCGGCGGCTGGGCGGCTTTTGCCCCGCTGAACGGCGCCGTGCTCGCCGACGCCGTCGTCAAGGTGGAAGGCAATCGCAAGAGCGTACAGCACTTCGACGGCGGAACCGTGAAGGAAATCCGCGTCAAGGATGGCGACGTCGTCAGGAAGGGCGACATCATGCTGAAGCTGGACGACACCAGGATCCGGTCCGAGTTCAATCTCTATGCCCAGCAATATGCGCTGCTGCGTGCAACTGATGCCAGGATCCGGGCCGAACTGGACGGCAGCGAGGCTGTTGCCTTCCCGAAGGACATCCTCAAGGAGCACGAGGCCTACCTTAGGGATGCCATGGCAAACCAGATCGCCGACCTGGAAAGCCAGCGCGCTTCGATGGCCGGCGCCAGGCAGATCCTCGAGCGGCGGATTGCCGAGCTTGAGGAGCAGATCCAGGGCAAGCAGTCCCGGGTCGAATCCTACCAGGCCCAGCTGAAATCGACGATCGACGAGAAGGCCAGCCTGTCAAAGCTGCTCAAGGCCGGATTGACGACCCGCCCGCGCATTCTGGAACTGGAAAGATCCGCCTCGGATCTGCAGGGCCTGATCGACGAGAACCTCGGCGCCATAGCCGGCAGCAAACAGAGCAAAGCCGAACTCGATAGCCAGATCGCACAATTGACCAATGAGCGCCGAGCCAAGCTGTCTGCCATGCTGATCGATACGCAATCGAGCCTTGCCGACCTCGTGCCCAAGATGTTTGCCGCCCAGGCTGCCATGGACCGAGCCGAAGTGCGCGCGCCTTATGATGGCCAGGTGATGGATCTCAGCGTCTTCTCGATCGGCGCGATCGTTTCGCCGGGCCAGACCATCCTCGATATCGTGCCGACCGAGAATTCGCTGATCGTCCAGGCGCAGGTTCGCGTCGAGGACATATCGAACCTGCGACCCGACATGGCAGCCGAAGTTCGCTTCACCTCATACAAGCAGCGCTCGATACCCATAATTCATGGACGCGTCACCCGCATTTCGGCGGATCGCATCACCGACAGCAAGACCGGGTTTCCCTACTATCTTGCCGATGTGGCGGTCGATCCGGCGGAATTGGCTGCAGCCCCACAGATTGCGCTTTATCCGGGCATGCCCGCGTCAGTCATGATCGTCACCGAGGAACGCACGGCACTCGACTACATTCTGGGCCCACTGGTTGTGTCGTTCCACTCCGCGTTTCGCCAGAAGTAA
- a CDS encoding sigma-54-dependent Fis family transcriptional regulator produces MDRHMATLHADRIQASIASDAAAKSALVASWRRSASLHRLDPAGQKSPRRLTDIELSVARQKVEPLLAAAQSSLDRLYLAVGGVGCCVLLADRDGVPVDRRGAPVDDDTFHSWGLWTGSVWSEHSEGTNGIGTCLVEQRALTIHRDQHFFTRNTLLSCTTAPVYDHLGNLVAALDVSSCRADLTEGFVNLIAMAVNEAARRIEADNFRMAFPKARILLAPVADRSTGALVAVDADDLVVGATRAARLALGITQDCLAKPLPAADLLGDAPAASEDLTEAERSAVQRALARSEGNVSAAAQNLGISRATLHRKLARFGIRRPH; encoded by the coding sequence GTGGCGGCGCTCGGCCTCGTTGCACAGGCTTGATCCTGCAGGGCAGAAGTCACCCCGGCGGTTGACGGACATCGAATTGAGCGTCGCCCGGCAAAAGGTCGAGCCTCTGCTCGCTGCCGCCCAGTCCAGTCTCGACAGGCTCTATCTTGCCGTCGGCGGTGTCGGCTGCTGCGTGTTGCTGGCCGATCGCGATGGTGTGCCGGTCGATCGCCGTGGTGCGCCGGTCGACGACGATACCTTTCATTCCTGGGGCCTGTGGACCGGCTCGGTGTGGAGTGAACACAGCGAGGGCACCAACGGCATCGGAACCTGCCTGGTAGAGCAGCGCGCACTCACCATCCACCGCGACCAGCACTTCTTCACCCGCAACACGCTGCTCAGTTGCACCACGGCGCCAGTCTACGATCATCTGGGCAACCTCGTCGCCGCGCTCGACGTGTCGTCTTGTCGGGCCGACCTGACGGAGGGCTTCGTCAATCTGATCGCCATGGCTGTCAATGAAGCCGCCCGACGTATCGAAGCCGACAATTTCCGCATGGCGTTTCCGAAAGCGCGCATCCTGCTGGCACCGGTCGCCGATAGGAGTACAGGCGCGCTGGTGGCGGTCGATGCCGACGACCTCGTGGTCGGAGCGACCCGTGCCGCGCGGCTGGCGCTTGGCATCACGCAGGATTGCCTGGCCAAGCCATTGCCCGCCGCCGACCTCCTGGGCGACGCGCCGGCGGCATCGGAAGACTTGACGGAAGCCGAGCGTTCCGCCGTCCAGCGCGCGCTTGCCCGGTCAGAGGGCAACGTTTCTGCAGCCGCGCAGAACCTCGGCATCTCTCGCGCCACGCTGCATCGCAAGCTCGCCCGGTTCGGTATCCGCCGCCCACACTGA
- a CDS encoding D-TA family PLP-dependent enzyme has protein sequence MPTVHDLDTPSILIDAARAEANIARAQAHADKNGLKLRPHIKTHKLPYWAKKQVAAGAVGITCQKIGEAEVMADAGLTDIFLPYNILGRAKLERLLALHRRVTLSVTADSTETLEGLAAIFTDAGHRLPVLVECDTGMGRCGVQTADEAVVLARQIDRAGGLAFGGLMTYPAAGRAAEAETWLAKAKQALAASGLACERLSSGGTPDMWRSSEASVVTEYRPGTYIYLDRYQVAKGVGTLDDCALTVLSTVVSHPTATRAILDAGSKALSSDTLGLVDFGELLGISGARVTGLSEEHGTVTLSGDGKLRIGDRVRVVPDHCCVVTNLFNEVNLIDGDKVLETLPVAARGRMG, from the coding sequence ATGCCGACCGTCCACGACCTCGATACGCCATCGATCCTGATCGACGCCGCGCGCGCCGAAGCCAACATTGCCCGTGCGCAGGCCCATGCCGACAAGAACGGGCTGAAGCTGCGGCCGCATATCAAGACACACAAACTGCCCTACTGGGCGAAGAAGCAGGTCGCGGCAGGCGCCGTCGGCATCACCTGCCAGAAGATCGGCGAGGCCGAGGTGATGGCTGACGCCGGGTTGACCGACATTTTTCTTCCCTACAATATCCTTGGGCGCGCCAAGCTGGAGCGGCTTTTGGCGCTGCATCGCCGTGTGACGCTGTCGGTGACGGCTGACAGCACAGAGACACTCGAAGGGTTGGCTGCCATTTTCACCGATGCCGGTCATCGCCTGCCGGTGCTGGTCGAATGCGACACCGGCATGGGCCGCTGCGGCGTGCAGACGGCTGACGAGGCGGTTGTGCTGGCAAGACAGATCGACAGAGCCGGTGGCCTCGCCTTCGGCGGACTGATGACTTACCCGGCCGCCGGTCGCGCCGCCGAGGCCGAAACCTGGCTCGCCAAGGCCAAGCAGGCGCTGGCCGCATCAGGCCTCGCCTGCGAACGCCTCTCCAGCGGCGGGACGCCGGATATGTGGCGCTCGAGCGAGGCATCGGTGGTCACGGAGTATCGTCCAGGCACCTACATCTATCTCGACCGCTATCAGGTCGCCAAAGGCGTCGGCACTCTCGACGATTGCGCGCTGACAGTGCTGTCGACAGTGGTCAGCCACCCCACAGCGACGCGCGCCATCCTCGATGCCGGCAGCAAGGCGCTGTCCAGCGACACGCTGGGGCTCGTCGATTTCGGCGAGTTGCTCGGCATTTCCGGTGCGCGGGTTACGGGCTTGAGCGAGGAGCACGGCACCGTCACGCTTTCGGGCGATGGCAAGCTGCGCATCGGCGATCGCGTGCGTGTCGTGCCCGACCATTGCTGCGTCGTCACCAACCTGTTCAACGAGGTCAATCTGATCGACGGCGACAAGGTGCTGGAAACCCTGCCGGTGGCGGCGCGCGGAAGGATGGGGTGA
- a CDS encoding type I secretion system permease/ATPase, whose translation MDSKSRIVKDALRACRRYFLVAAAFSLAINLLYLASPLYMLQIYDRVVTSGSETTLVMLTLVLLAAFLSLAGLDLVRASILTRASARLDRLLSAKVLAASVETPSPGSSQSQPIRDFDTFRQMITGSGIHALFDLPWSPIYIGIIFLLHPWLGFFALGCSLLLIAMAVLNEYIVRSPLKQANDLATTNYNFTEMSLRNAEVVRAMGMIDGLIRRWGRDRNLALRRQAEASDRAALMSGLIRFLRLTMQSLILGLGAYLVIERQITGGTMFAASLLLGRGLQPVEQIVGLWRNLILGRAALARVEKLLDGGARNERSFNLPKPTGKISVEQVSFAIASQQKVLLRDVSFRLEAGETLGIVGPSGAGKSTLARHLAGVMQPSRGTVRLDGADLSQWGHDALGDHIGYLPQDIELFSDTVAANIGRFKTNVDQEVIEAARLAGVHEMIIRLPQGYETQIGEGGAVLSGGYRQRIALARAVFGTPNLIILDEPSSNLDADGDRALSDCAIELKRRGSTVIIVSHRPSTLANVDKILLLRDGAVEAFGMRNEIVALLNQRAAPMAVATQ comes from the coding sequence GTGGATAGCAAATCGCGAATTGTGAAGGATGCGCTTCGGGCCTGCCGCCGCTATTTCCTGGTCGCGGCGGCATTCAGCCTGGCGATCAATCTGCTCTACCTCGCGTCCCCACTATACATGCTGCAGATCTACGACCGGGTCGTCACCAGCGGCAGCGAAACCACGCTGGTGATGCTGACCCTGGTGTTGCTGGCGGCCTTCCTTTCGCTGGCCGGCCTCGATTTGGTGCGCGCCTCCATCCTGACGCGTGCCAGCGCGCGGCTCGACCGGTTGCTCTCGGCAAAAGTCCTCGCCGCGTCGGTCGAGACGCCATCGCCGGGCTCCTCGCAAAGCCAGCCGATCCGCGATTTCGACACGTTCAGGCAGATGATCACCGGCAGCGGCATCCATGCCCTGTTCGACCTGCCATGGTCGCCCATCTACATCGGCATCATCTTCCTGCTGCATCCCTGGCTCGGCTTCTTCGCGCTGGGCTGCTCGCTGCTCCTGATCGCCATGGCGGTGCTCAACGAGTATATCGTGCGTTCGCCGCTGAAGCAGGCCAACGACCTGGCGACGACCAATTATAACTTTACCGAGATGAGCCTCAGAAACGCGGAAGTCGTTCGCGCCATGGGAATGATCGATGGTCTCATCCGCCGCTGGGGGCGCGACCGCAACCTGGCGCTGCGGCGCCAGGCGGAGGCAAGCGATCGCGCCGCCCTGATGTCCGGCCTGATCCGTTTCCTGCGGCTCACCATGCAGTCGCTGATCCTCGGCCTCGGCGCCTATCTGGTGATCGAGCGGCAGATCACCGGCGGCACCATGTTCGCGGCCAGCCTCTTGCTGGGCCGGGGGCTACAGCCGGTCGAGCAGATCGTCGGCCTTTGGCGCAACCTGATCCTGGGGCGGGCGGCATTGGCAAGGGTCGAAAAGCTGCTGGACGGGGGCGCGCGGAACGAAAGATCGTTCAATCTGCCCAAGCCCACCGGCAAGATTTCGGTCGAGCAGGTCAGCTTTGCAATTGCCAGCCAGCAGAAAGTGCTTCTCCGGGACGTATCGTTCCGGCTCGAAGCAGGCGAGACGCTGGGAATCGTCGGCCCTTCCGGCGCCGGCAAGTCGACGCTGGCGCGTCATCTCGCGGGCGTCATGCAACCCAGCCGTGGCACTGTCAGGCTGGACGGCGCCGATCTGTCGCAATGGGGGCACGACGCGCTCGGCGACCACATCGGCTACCTGCCGCAGGATATCGAACTCTTCTCCGATACGGTCGCCGCCAACATCGGCCGCTTCAAGACCAATGTCGACCAGGAGGTGATCGAGGCCGCGCGGCTCGCCGGCGTGCATGAGATGATCATCCGCCTGCCGCAGGGCTATGAGACCCAGATCGGCGAAGGCGGCGCAGTGCTGTCGGGAGGATATCGGCAACGGATCGCTCTCGCCCGGGCGGTGTTCGGAACGCCGAACCTGATCATTCTCGACGAGCCGAGCTCCAATCTCGACGCCGATGGCGACCGCGCGCTGAGCGACTGCGCGATCGAGCTCAAGCGCCGCGGCAGCACGGTGATCATCGTCTCGCACCGGCCCTCGACCCTGGCGAATGTCGACAAGATCCTTCTGTTGCGCGATGGCGCCGTCGAGGCCTTCGGCATGAGAAACGAGATCGTGGCGCTGCTCAACCAGCGCGCGGCTCCAATGGCGGTAGCAACCCAATGA
- a CDS encoding heme ABC transporter permease gives MSDTTSRLTGWMDLANPTRFVGLADRLVPWLASIAALILAVGLYMSFAAPEDFQQGITVRIMYIHVPFAWLAMMCYTLMAVSALGTLVWRHPLADVALKSAAPIGAVFTALALITGSIWGKPMWGTWWVWDARLTSVFVLFLMYLGIIALTRALDDAGRAAWAAAIITLVGFINIPIIKFSVDWWNTLHQPASVFRMGGSTIDPSLLWPLLVMALGFTALFFTLHLMAMRTEIRRRRVIAMRRVAARQAERS, from the coding sequence ATGAGCGACACGACTTCACGCCTGACCGGCTGGATGGATCTTGCCAACCCGACGCGCTTCGTCGGGCTGGCCGACAGGCTCGTGCCGTGGCTGGCGTCCATCGCCGCACTCATCCTCGCCGTCGGGCTCTATATGAGCTTCGCCGCACCTGAGGATTTCCAGCAAGGCATTACCGTCCGCATCATGTACATCCACGTGCCTTTCGCCTGGCTCGCCATGATGTGCTACACGCTGATGGCGGTCTCGGCGCTCGGCACGCTCGTCTGGCGGCATCCGCTGGCCGATGTCGCGCTGAAATCCGCCGCGCCCATCGGCGCCGTCTTCACCGCGCTGGCGCTGATCACCGGCTCGATCTGGGGCAAGCCGATGTGGGGCACCTGGTGGGTCTGGGACGCGCGGCTGACCTCGGTCTTCGTGCTGTTCCTGATGTATCTCGGCATCATCGCGCTGACCCGCGCGCTCGACGATGCCGGGCGCGCCGCCTGGGCCGCCGCCATCATCACGCTGGTCGGCTTCATCAACATCCCGATCATCAAATTCTCGGTCGACTGGTGGAACACGCTGCATCAGCCGGCCTCGGTGTTCCGTATGGGCGGCTCGACCATCGACCCCAGCCTGCTCTGGCCGCTGCTGGTGATGGCGCTCGGCTTCACCGCGCTGTTCTTTACGCTGCACCTGATGGCGATGCGCACCGAAATCCGCCGCCGCCGGGTCATCGCCATGCGCAGGGTCGCGGCACGCCAGGCGGAGCGGTCGTAG
- a CDS encoding LacI family transcriptional regulator gives MPTLADVGRVAGVSRGTVSNVFNHPDLVRSDLRQRVEAAARQLGYDGPDPRGRVLRDGKFNAIGLIPRVHTLLPT, from the coding sequence ATGCCTACGCTCGCCGATGTCGGCCGGGTCGCGGGAGTCTCCCGCGGTACTGTCTCCAATGTATTCAACCATCCGGACCTAGTGCGGTCCGATCTGCGTCAGCGCGTTGAGGCCGCGGCGCGCCAGCTTGGTTACGATGGCCCCGACCCGAGAGGACGCGTGCTGCGCGACGGCAAGTTCAACGCCATCGGCCTGATCCCCCGGGTGCATACGCTATTGCCGACATGA
- a CDS encoding aldehyde dehydrogenase family protein: protein MNKVEFSRAVKVPFAKRYGNFIGGKWAEPHAGRYFDNHSPVNGQLLCEVARSDAADIEAALDAAHAAKDAWGRTSVAERALILNRIADRMEDNLDLLALAETWDNGKPIRETTAADVPLAIDHFRYFAGALRSQEGSLSQIDDDTVAYHFHEPLGVVGQIIPWNFPLLMACWKLAPAIAAGNCVVLKPAEQTPASILLWADLIGDLLPPGVLNIVNGFGLEAGKPLASSPRIAKIAFTGETSTGRLIMQYAGQNLIPVTLELGGKSPNIFFQDVLAEDDDFFDKAVEGFVMFAFNQGEVCTCPSRALIHESIYDRFMETALKRVQAIVQGDPLDPATMLGAQASSEQLEKILSYFDIGRQEGAEVLTGGGRAELPGDLAGGYYVQPTVFKGHNKMRVFQEEIFGPVVSVTTFKDDEEALSIANDTLYGLGAGIWSRDANCCYRFGRAIQAGRVWTNCYHAYPAHAAFGGYKQSGIGRETHKMMLDHYQQTKNMLVSYSPKKLGFF from the coding sequence ATGAACAAGGTAGAATTTTCGCGCGCGGTGAAGGTCCCCTTTGCCAAGCGCTATGGCAACTTCATCGGCGGCAAATGGGCCGAGCCTCACGCCGGCCGGTACTTTGACAATCATTCGCCGGTGAACGGCCAGCTGCTGTGCGAAGTCGCTCGTTCCGACGCGGCCGATATCGAAGCCGCGCTCGATGCCGCGCATGCCGCCAAGGACGCCTGGGGCCGCACCAGCGTTGCCGAGCGTGCGCTGATCCTCAACCGCATCGCCGATCGCATGGAGGACAATCTGGACCTCCTCGCCCTCGCCGAGACTTGGGACAATGGCAAGCCGATCCGCGAAACGACCGCCGCCGACGTGCCGCTCGCCATTGATCATTTCCGCTATTTCGCCGGCGCACTGCGCAGCCAGGAGGGCAGCCTCTCCCAGATCGACGACGACACCGTTGCCTATCACTTTCACGAGCCTCTCGGCGTGGTTGGCCAGATCATTCCCTGGAACTTCCCGCTGCTGATGGCGTGCTGGAAGCTGGCGCCCGCGATTGCCGCCGGCAACTGCGTGGTGCTGAAGCCGGCCGAGCAGACGCCGGCCTCGATCCTGCTCTGGGCCGATCTGATCGGCGATCTTCTGCCGCCAGGGGTCCTGAACATCGTCAACGGCTTCGGCCTTGAAGCCGGCAAGCCGCTGGCGTCGTCGCCGCGCATCGCCAAGATTGCCTTCACCGGTGAGACGAGCACCGGCCGGCTGATCATGCAATATGCCGGCCAGAACCTCATTCCGGTAACCCTCGAACTCGGCGGCAAGTCACCCAACATCTTCTTCCAGGATGTGCTCGCGGAAGACGACGACTTCTTCGACAAGGCGGTCGAGGGTTTCGTCATGTTCGCGTTCAACCAGGGTGAGGTCTGCACCTGCCCGAGCCGTGCACTGATCCACGAGTCGATCTACGACCGCTTCATGGAGACGGCCCTGAAGCGCGTCCAGGCGATCGTGCAGGGCGATCCGCTCGATCCGGCCACCATGCTCGGCGCGCAGGCGTCCTCGGAGCAGCTCGAAAAGATATTGAGCTACTTCGACATCGGCCGCCAGGAAGGCGCCGAGGTGCTGACCGGCGGCGGGCGCGCCGAACTTCCGGGCGACCTTGCCGGCGGCTATTACGTCCAGCCGACCGTGTTCAAGGGTCACAACAAGATGCGCGTTTTCCAGGAGGAAATCTTTGGACCGGTGGTCTCCGTCACCACCTTCAAGGATGACGAAGAGGCGCTGTCGATCGCCAACGACACCCTCTACGGCCTCGGCGCCGGCATCTGGAGCCGTGATGCAAATTGCTGCTACCGCTTCGGTCGCGCCATCCAGGCGGGCCGCGTCTGGACCAACTGCTACCACGCCTATCCGGCGCACGCCGCGTTCGGCGGTTACAAGCAGTCCGGCATTGGCCGCGAGACCCACAAGATGATGCTCGACCACTATCAGCAGACCAAGAACATGCTGGTCAGCTACAGCCCGAAAAAACTCGGCTTCTTCTGA
- a CDS encoding substrate-binding domain-containing protein: protein MLGVSLACDEAGATLSLVNGTDETRISTIREALVDGFILGHSADIELIASLRRRRLPFVILESDAGPDVNSIRIDGRSGALAAIRHLAALGHQRFAILSIRRTSGPPIVHLPGNAPRAISAGFQLDHERLFGFAQGLAELGLSIDNVPIIETTPGEPSAGAVVFDRVPQATAILTMSDWQAITVLDEARRRNIKIPEHMSVVGFDGTAESSRTTPPLTTVAQDIVGKGRLAATTVFANGAPSQVIIPVELLVRGSTTRPRG, encoded by the coding sequence GTGCTTGGCGTTTCGCTTGCTTGTGACGAGGCTGGAGCGACGCTGAGTTTGGTCAATGGTACGGATGAAACGCGCATCTCCACCATTCGCGAGGCCTTGGTTGACGGCTTCATCCTGGGCCACAGCGCGGACATCGAATTGATCGCCTCTTTACGGCGCCGGCGGCTGCCCTTCGTCATCCTCGAAAGCGATGCCGGTCCGGACGTCAATTCGATCCGGATAGACGGCAGGAGCGGGGCTCTGGCGGCCATCAGGCATCTGGCTGCTCTTGGACATCAGCGTTTTGCAATCCTGTCCATTCGGCGCACATCGGGGCCGCCCATCGTCCATTTGCCGGGCAATGCCCCGCGCGCTATCTCTGCCGGTTTTCAACTTGATCACGAGAGACTCTTCGGCTTCGCCCAGGGTTTGGCTGAGCTCGGTCTGTCAATCGACAATGTCCCGATCATCGAGACGACTCCAGGTGAGCCTTCGGCAGGAGCGGTCGTATTCGACCGGGTTCCGCAAGCAACGGCGATCTTGACTATGTCGGACTGGCAGGCAATCACCGTCCTGGACGAAGCGCGTCGGCGCAATATCAAGATACCCGAGCACATGTCGGTCGTCGGCTTCGATGGCACCGCAGAGTCTTCGCGCACCACGCCTCCGCTCACGACAGTGGCCCAAGACATTGTCGGGAAGGGGAGACTTGCCGCCACGACGGTGTTTGCAAACGGCGCCCCGAGCCAGGTGATCATACCGGTCGAGCTCTTGGTCCGCGGCTCGACCACTCGACCGCGGGGTTAG